Genomic segment of Pacificitalea manganoxidans:
GCACCGTGCCCCGCGCAGTGTCCCGGCCCCTGACCGCCGCACACTCCCCCTGCGCGACCCTGCGCCGACGGCACCCCGCCGATCCCCCGGCCCCACCGGCAGCGAGGCTTGACTTTACCCGTCCGGATTGAATTAAACGGGCGAACTCTTGTAACTTTTGCCCCCGAGGCCCTGCATGGAAAAGATTCCGATGACCCGCGCCGGTGCCGCCGCGCTGGACGAAGAACTCAAGAAGCTGAAATCCGTTGAACGCCCCGCGATCATCAAGGCGATTGCCGAGGCACGCGAGCACGGCGACCTGTCGGAAAACGCCGAATACCACTCCGCCCGCGAAAAGCAGAGCTTCATCGAGGGTCGGATCAAGGAACTCGAAGGCACCCTGTCGCGCGCCGACGTCATCGACACTTCGAAGCTGAGCGGCCCGATCAAATTCGGCGCCACCGTCACCATCGTGGACGAAGACACCGATGCCGAGAAAACCTACCAGATCGTGGGCGAGCCCGAAGCCGATCTGGAACGCGGTCTGCTCAACATCAAATCGCCCATCGCCCGCGCCCTGATCGGCAAGGAGGAGGGCGACAGCGTCGAGGTGCGCACCCCCGGCGGTGACAAGAGCTACGAGATCCTCACCATCAAGTATATCTGATCATGGCCAGCCGAGGCCCAGAGCATTCCGCGGACCCGGCACCGGGCCCCGCCGCTGCAGGCATGGCAGGCAGCGGCGCGCGCCCTGCCGCCGCCTCCGCGCCGCGCCCCCGCCCCGCACCGTCCGAAGGCCCCGCCGATCTGCTGGCCATCCTGCTGTCGGTGCTGTGGCTGAGCCTGTCGGTCGCGTTTTTCGTGCTGGTGCCCGGCACGGGTAGCGCGGGCGGCACGCCCATGACCTTTGCGATGATGCTGCTGGCGGTGTTCATGCCGGTGGCGGTGATCTGGATCGGCGCCGGGGCGGCCCGCAGCGCACGCATGATGCGCGCCGAAAGCGCCCGCCTGCAAAAGGCAATCGACACTCTGGCCCAGATGCGCGCCGGGGATGCCCCCGCGCCCCGCCCCGCAATCGACACTGCCGCCCACGCCGCCGCCACCGCCACCGCCGAGGACGAACGCGCCGCCACGCTGGAGCGCAAACTGGACGCCATCGCCGCCGCGCAGGCGCAATTGGAACAGGGATTGCAGGCGCTCGCCGCGTCGGGCTCTCCCCGCGCCGGGTTCACCGCGCCCTCCGGCAACTCAGGCAACGCCCAGCGCACCGCGCCTGCCGCCAGCGCCCGCCCCCCGCGCGCGGCACCTGCCTCCGCCCGCGCGCCTGCGCCCGCGGCGGGCTCCGGCGATGGCGGTCAGGCGACGCTTGCCCTAGGCGCGCCCGCAGGCACGGGGGAGCCGATCTCGGTCGATGACTTCATCCGCGCGCTGAACTTCCCCGAAGACGAACGCGACGCCGCAGGGTTTCGCGCCCTGCGCCGCGCGCTTAAGGATCACGCCAGTTCCGGCCTGATCCGCTCCGCTCAGGACGCGCTGACGCTCCTGTCCGAAGATGGCGTCTACATGGATGATCTGACCCCGGACCGCGCGCGCCCCGAGATCTGGCGCCGTTTCGCGCAAGGCGAACGTGGCCGCACCATCGCGGCGCTTGGCGGCGTGCGTGATCGCGAGGCTCTGGCCCGCGCCGCCGGGCGCATGCGCCAAGATCCGATCTTCCGCGACACGGCCCACCACTTCCTGCGCAAGTTCGACAAGACCTTTGCGAATTTCGAACAGTTCGCCAGCGACGAAGACATCGCCCACCTCTCCGAAACCCGCACCGCCCGCGCCTTTATGCTGCTGGGCCGTGTATCGGGAACCTTCGACTGAGGCCCAGCGCACCATCGGCCTGCCCGGTGCGGCGCCGCACCGACTGAGCGGCGCGCGTCTTCCCCGCCGTGGTCCTCCCCGCTCAGCGCGCCTCCGGCGCTCCGCTGCCCCAGTCCGCGTCCTGCATCTCCCGCAGGCGGCTGGCCGTGCGCTCGAATTCGAAACTGCCCTCGCCTTCGATATAGAGTGATTCCGGCAGGTCGGCGGCAGAGCAGATCACCCGCACGCGGGCCTCGTAGAGCGCGTCGATCAAGGTGACAAAGCGCTTGGCCTCGTTGAAATTCGACCGCCCCAGACGCGGCACACCGTCCAGCATCAGAAGCTTCACCGCTTCCGCCAGCGCCAGATAATCCGCAGCGCCCAAAGGCTGCCCGCATAGCGCATAGAACGGCGCGCGCCCGCAGCCGTTGCGATAGGCGGGCAACGTCACCTTGCGGCCCTTGACCTGCAGCAACAGCGGTTCGGCGTCACCGCCAGTCAGATCGGTCCAGATCGCATCCATTCTGGCGCGGGTCTCGGCGTTGACGGGGGTGAACCAGACCTGTTCCCCGGCCAGCCGGTTCTGCCGATAATCGTTTTCGGACCCCAGTTCATGCACCTCCATCCGCTGCTTCAGCAGATCGATGAACGGCACGAAAAGCTGCCGGTTCAGCCCGTTTTTATACAGATCGTCCGGCACCCGGTTGGAGGTCGTGACAATCACCACCCCCGCAGCGAAAAGCTGCTCGAAGAGCCGCCCCACGATCATCGCGTCGGTAATGTCGGTAATCTGCATTTCATCGAACGCCAGCAAATCGACCTCGGCGGCCACGGCCTCCGCCGCCGGCTTGATCGCGTCATCGACACCGCGTTTGCGCGCCTCGTGCATGGCGGTGTGGATTTCCTGCATGAAGGCGTGGAAATGCACGCGCCGTTTGCGAGTGCCGGGAATGGCATCCACGAACAGGTCCATCAACATCGACTTGCCGCGCCCGACCCCGCCCCACAGGTAAAGCCCGGTCACCGGCTCGGGCGTGCTGCCGCCCCCGAACAATCCGCGCAGACCGGAGCGGCGCGCGGGCTTGCGCGCTTCCATCCGGGCGCGCACCGCGTCCAGCTTCTCGACCGCCAGCGCCTGCGCAGGGTCGGGTTTCAGCGTGCCCTCGTCGATGCGGGCGCGATAGATATCGGTGACGGTCTGGCTCATGCTTCTTGCGATACTGCGTGCCGCCAGTCTTGAAAAGACCCGACCCGCCCGGCAAAAGGCCCGGATCGGACCCTATCACAGGTTCTGATTTGACCCCGCCCGCCGCTCACGCAATCTAGCGCCATGCAAAAACCAGCCCCTCTCCTCACCCCGGTGCTGATCGCGGGTTGCGTCATCATCCTGATGAGCTTCGCCATCCGGGCAAGCTTTGGGGTGTTCCAGATCCCCATCGCGGAGGAGTTCAATTGGCCGCGGGCGGAATTTTCGCTTGCCATCGCGATTCAGAACCTCGCCTGGGGCATCGGGCAGCCGCTGTTCGGGGCTTTCGCGGAACGCTTCGGGGACCGGCTTGCGATCATCCTCGGCGCGGTGACCTACGCGGCGGGGCTGGTGCTCTCCTCCTTTGCCGTCACCCCCGAAGCGCATCAGATGCTGGAAGCTCTTGTAGGGTTCGGCATCGCGGGCACCGGGTTCGGCGTGATCCTTGCCGTGGTGGGGCGCGCGTCCAGCGACGAAAACCGCTCCATGAGCCTCGCCATCGCCACAGCCGCAGGCTCCGCCGGGCAGGTCTTTGGCGCGCCGCTGGCCGAATGGATGCTGGGCTTCATCAGCTGGCAACAGGTGTTCATGGTCTTTGCCGCGATGGTGCTGGCCTCGCTCATGGTGCTGCCGATGATGCGCAGCCCCGAACGCGCCAGCCGTGCGGAGCTTGAGGAAAGCATGGGTCAGATCCTGATCAAGGCGTTCCGCGACCCGTCCTATACGCTGATCTTTCTGGGGTTCTTCTCCTGCGGCTATCAACTGGCCTTCATCACCGCCCATTTCCCCGCGCTGGTGACCGAAATGTGCGCCCCGATCCTTGCCGGTGGCATCCTGTCCAATCTCGGGATTTCGTCGACCTCCGCCCTGGGTGCTGTGGCGATTTCGCTGATCGGGCTGGCCAATATCGCGGGCACGCTGACGGCGGGCTGGCTGGGCAAGCGATACTCCAAAAAATACCTGCTCGCCGGGATCTACACCCTGCGCACGCTGGTCTCGGCGGCCTTCATCCTGACGCCGATCACGCCTGCGACCGTGCTGCTGTTTTCGGGCGCCATGGGGGCGCTGTGGCTGGCCACGGTGCCGCTGACCTCCGGCCTTGTCGCGCATATCTACGGGCTGCGCTATATGGGCACGCTTTACGGGATCGTGTTCTTCTCCCATCAGCTCGGCAGCTTCATGGGCGTCTGGCTCGGCGGGCGGCTCTACGACGTGACCGGCGATTATTCCGCCGTCTGGTGGGTGGGCGTCGCGGTTGGCGCGTTCTCCGCCATCGTGCACCTGCCGGTCAGGGAACGCCCCTTGGGGGCGCGGCTGGCGTAACCGCCCCGGCGGTCAGCCTGTCCCCACCGTGTCGAGGATATAG
This window contains:
- the greA gene encoding transcription elongation factor GreA, producing the protein MEKIPMTRAGAAALDEELKKLKSVERPAIIKAIAEAREHGDLSENAEYHSAREKQSFIEGRIKELEGTLSRADVIDTSKLSGPIKFGATVTIVDEDTDAEKTYQIVGEPEADLERGLLNIKSPIARALIGKEEGDSVEVRTPGGDKSYEILTIKYI
- a CDS encoding MFS transporter, translating into MQKPAPLLTPVLIAGCVIILMSFAIRASFGVFQIPIAEEFNWPRAEFSLAIAIQNLAWGIGQPLFGAFAERFGDRLAIILGAVTYAAGLVLSSFAVTPEAHQMLEALVGFGIAGTGFGVILAVVGRASSDENRSMSLAIATAAGSAGQVFGAPLAEWMLGFISWQQVFMVFAAMVLASLMVLPMMRSPERASRAELEESMGQILIKAFRDPSYTLIFLGFFSCGYQLAFITAHFPALVTEMCAPILAGGILSNLGISSTSALGAVAISLIGLANIAGTLTAGWLGKRYSKKYLLAGIYTLRTLVSAAFILTPITPATVLLFSGAMGALWLATVPLTSGLVAHIYGLRYMGTLYGIVFFSHQLGSFMGVWLGGRLYDVTGDYSAVWWVGVAVGAFSAIVHLPVRERPLGARLA
- the zapE gene encoding cell division protein ZapE, translating into MSQTVTDIYRARIDEGTLKPDPAQALAVEKLDAVRARMEARKPARRSGLRGLFGGGSTPEPVTGLYLWGGVGRGKSMLMDLFVDAIPGTRKRRVHFHAFMQEIHTAMHEARKRGVDDAIKPAAEAVAAEVDLLAFDEMQITDITDAMIVGRLFEQLFAAGVVIVTTSNRVPDDLYKNGLNRQLFVPFIDLLKQRMEVHELGSENDYRQNRLAGEQVWFTPVNAETRARMDAIWTDLTGGDAEPLLLQVKGRKVTLPAYRNGCGRAPFYALCGQPLGAADYLALAEAVKLLMLDGVPRLGRSNFNEAKRFVTLIDALYEARVRVICSAADLPESLYIEGEGSFEFERTASRLREMQDADWGSGAPEAR